From Streptomyces chrestomyceticus JCM 4735, one genomic window encodes:
- a CDS encoding putative T7SS-secreted protein, with protein sequence MATRPGDWGALGLDGDPTPGDASAITTIADAMRDLATHAGTINNGLKALQQTAGEGQRFIGKTADQLRDMVDDHLHNFVGHVADSFNQAETALRKYATAVTDAQADADAALTAAQGLDKDDPQLQTHKDRADDAKSALSSAASTLDKSLASAGSLMVQPVSDCDMFWEAFQWLTIILSVIAIFTGGVLAILAWGMNAVLLIKTIVDFSQGKASGLELGLAFLGVLFPTTKALPVGSILKGLGSVLKGGVEGIAGAGKNIIKEIGHFSSLHNMPKVVVAPIVLGIHAAPAFNIVNGMKGLGNFAKGGWESLAGTVVKDWATVTKNFDGNWNKLGAYAKVTFERLGRAGIATVVPLDFTEMGVLGFGGAARLAFGERVLGINQPDLHRLLANAGRTDAALAKGIHTGDFGALAPFRPVGGNGVHFVPGSFVDLSALHFVPGGFGGVSFPGVHIPSVSPGGLTKFPGALVPNTIGGLHLNGLNAFRPGGLGTFHFNGVGNLMPNGIGSFGHSGLNLNIPGNLGGLGIKGLGNVTHVGGNMPHGVTVPNGITVPHTGVTTPQGITVPSGSLTHTGTHVDQPGLIATPDLHLPGTTTLDNGLSVPDVHGSGATRLIQQTDFAAGHVRMDSNLLLSGNTAIDLLKDAHGSSGVLGHVPESTAVHVPETSFENTFVHGIGDGHSMARGAIGHGEALEDMTFPELTALANGDVAVTAFHGDGISFRIGDAAPRTITADHLAATAPGTPVTTAPQNLTNNLAATQHVPGSTQVPGVHGGAETIRPTGVGAPGDLSLVAGAVPPPRNLAKAPGDVPASVGADDPVRLKTPDFKADKTPGAGTGATAKTTPRPVVNEHDMAMSLLDTGDRKPVPSAGHSATSNSPSGVSALPDLDGAGARGATGPADNSVLDLIAHPGGPAKAGDEAAAGIPAAVKATDNAPAPTPVPAPKAETPTPAPGLKEPGAVSAPPGNRFGGFSGAAALNHRLRARNDLILGGSVGPEAGAKLNAWARYENALSQLGKAERQVDELAPPPGVTAGEPSPALAKALDDLGVQRAEVAKAEAKLDELGIDAARTRTQINALTGGIFGEHGFGGGPRPHPQPETQAVPTVDKGKGTADLADAEPVPSVDKGKGKADFTDSTDLGPVPETHLPRPPAQDRLGHTPGSGIGDRAAARHEIVTGGASGPAAELRLNAWERYEQASFDLAQAQGKVDRLVPGAGHPGPSKPSAAAVDALDDLNVKRSEFHDADARLGELDMDPNAIRQQIDDANHAIAVDRAQHGEYVGPLGGAPAPHGGDPLPVGPHDWSPDPQAPRALWPEPGTHAAGRTMVNQSFRDLPYAGHQPLTAGDYLSWMRGSTGEGRPLSYVVNTIVSYGEIGGGKLQDFLDSITRGLAGYDGRLGVVIGVNGKLEDLAAIHRAMDDALASTHFDHPLAMVATTFYGDSFPYGTMRNLTMTSPAARSMAHSMMHGGGAAGPSHPYWAFMDFDVYEHTVPSGRHVFDHFDRELNLGPGGAVDDWIKKLPDDTGAAAKGADGSVTVPGVPDAPPLRPLVMTGGYRVPGKTGETVIVDGVAVDRSVEELVKATKTRGDTPDGMVFTQQDVDKFASVVDSDMRIRALMSDWHGLLPYGPEPNLFVDAAATMVDDVKLGAGDWRPVRFGGGSGEYKGLRERLNHFHAWELDQTLPDVPGNTVAREIAAANSALPDRGTAFVADFVHGAVPTDLSRLMSGYYKHGKAGGVGNMPQEHLTPKNVVEHVFARDTFDLDPSLSRAKDDTKIAKLRDDLLKGKSPEQGFRDDPLKPIGIDGRRPEFNEHPRATLDRLGAGLGGDANTLGLNISIRVPGRPDGLVVGIVPADKRFLSHAVVTATEEAAYKRLQNYVIAEVLPQGGLPDNSLLRALPEPPPATAGGKGGRITPGAIPDAPTLLTQVQRQMGKNGFEDLINDTYTRGLDGRALTNGLVTGRLGPDVSDLGPIERIVLDRYAKAFNRPLEIRGLNGSAHRVDIEARKPGPPLYLTWVPDHGGPHSGHWDVSNTAPPPPPARLGFEPGSGIGERSAVRHDIITGGTGGPEADLRLGAWQQYEQASADLARARQKVDGLVPRAGQPGPSKPSAAAVDALDDLGVKQAEFGKAQARLDELGMDPNAIQRQIDDANHAIAVDRAQRGEYVGPLGGAPSRHTNLTQAFDDLDVAGGPSAHHGDDLDMAEAPAPVGAGDDVPPTPHGDYGDLGHGGPPTAGPLPRDLQWQQDVPNLGNQVTRGDVTVNGAFQRLPGFGQRPLTPDQYTNWIHASLDRQNPMAYVVNTVVRASDIAGEAGRQRLRDFLTAITTDPRGEYQGKFAVVIGVNGRADKMADVNAAVRGALDGLDVPYPVAAVGIGWTGKDFPFGTIRNVTMTSPPSRYLVRSMMYDPHQPAHPYFSFMDFDTYQRVVPSGDHVFQHFVKEFAMGGDGIQPLRPLTMSGGYRLPEGNVPGADTAQLIEDTNRRLAAEHAKDVAKGKAVGPPHTVSAADLPAFDTAVRADMRARTRLVGIHPLLPYSPEPNLFTDAAATLLDRVGPGWQPIRFSPGTSEFNGLAETLNSFNAWELNRTLPVLDRSAFPGDSLVHRLTDREIEAVAQRPYDRAYGADVETPTAGQIDAVRQRLAARGPGGGSDGPLSTPEIDAVSRLLTPGELNAIATRQAERLIAAHTNTLPDRGVPFVTDFEGAATPTDLSRMMEGLFGNRPALPQDHNDVRQAMGRMFGRDSFEDVDPQTSRRVKGGLHWADRRDDHLTKNSATGLSRDPLAPVDPGHGSTHSPRDVVNGLDGLGTDRNTLGFNVSAPVPDDSGLALRAGVPLNDKAFASLAAATHPEPAGFMRNLHLVVAGYPPVHSPPRSLFHALENAAGSGAGSGHTPGGLLDTVEQYLRSKPKGSKDPVVKLVLAEADRAGTGSRELFATLATGRIDPHGSFAAGSPAELSVRLYAQGLGARIRIIDGDGTVVHEAAPGTTGARTRPRPGLDFRWEPDPGGGWHWTVRESDDMEEPAGQPVKRPRKGKGRADRPPRPDDEDTTMGDA encoded by the coding sequence TTGGCTACGCGTCCCGGTGACTGGGGGGCCCTCGGCCTCGACGGCGACCCGACCCCGGGTGACGCCTCCGCCATCACCACCATCGCCGACGCGATGCGCGACCTCGCCACGCATGCGGGCACCATCAACAACGGCCTCAAGGCGCTCCAGCAGACCGCCGGTGAAGGCCAGCGCTTCATCGGCAAGACCGCCGACCAGCTCCGCGACATGGTCGACGACCACCTGCACAACTTCGTCGGCCATGTCGCGGACTCCTTCAACCAGGCCGAGACGGCGCTGCGCAAGTACGCCACCGCCGTCACCGACGCGCAGGCCGACGCCGACGCGGCCCTGACCGCCGCCCAGGGGCTGGACAAGGACGACCCGCAGCTCCAGACCCACAAGGACCGGGCCGACGACGCGAAGTCCGCCCTCAGCTCCGCGGCGAGCACCCTGGACAAGTCGCTGGCCTCCGCCGGGTCGCTGATGGTCCAGCCGGTCAGCGACTGCGACATGTTCTGGGAAGCCTTCCAGTGGCTGACCATCATCCTGTCGGTCATCGCCATCTTCACCGGCGGCGTGCTGGCGATCCTCGCCTGGGGCATGAACGCGGTCCTGCTGATCAAGACCATCGTCGACTTCAGCCAGGGCAAGGCGAGCGGCCTGGAGCTCGGCCTCGCCTTCCTCGGCGTGCTCTTCCCCACCACCAAGGCGCTGCCGGTCGGCTCCATCCTCAAGGGCCTGGGCAGCGTCCTCAAGGGCGGTGTCGAGGGCATCGCGGGCGCCGGCAAGAACATCATCAAGGAGATCGGCCACTTCTCCTCGCTGCACAACATGCCGAAGGTCGTGGTGGCGCCGATCGTGCTCGGCATCCACGCGGCGCCCGCCTTCAACATCGTCAACGGCATGAAGGGCCTCGGCAACTTCGCCAAGGGCGGCTGGGAGTCGCTGGCGGGCACTGTCGTCAAGGACTGGGCGACGGTCACCAAGAACTTCGACGGCAACTGGAACAAGCTCGGCGCCTACGCGAAGGTCACCTTCGAGCGCCTCGGCCGGGCGGGCATCGCCACCGTCGTGCCGCTGGACTTCACCGAGATGGGCGTGCTGGGCTTCGGCGGCGCCGCCCGGCTCGCCTTCGGCGAGCGCGTGCTCGGCATCAATCAGCCGGACCTGCACCGGCTGCTGGCCAACGCGGGGCGTACGGACGCGGCGCTGGCCAAGGGCATCCACACCGGGGACTTCGGCGCGCTGGCGCCGTTCCGGCCCGTCGGCGGCAACGGTGTGCACTTCGTGCCCGGCAGCTTCGTGGACCTGTCGGCCCTGCACTTCGTCCCCGGCGGCTTCGGCGGCGTCTCCTTCCCCGGGGTGCACATCCCCTCCGTATCGCCGGGCGGGCTCACCAAGTTCCCGGGCGCCCTCGTCCCGAACACCATCGGCGGGCTCCACCTGAACGGGCTGAACGCGTTCCGGCCCGGCGGTCTGGGGACGTTCCACTTCAACGGTGTCGGCAACCTGATGCCCAACGGCATCGGATCGTTCGGACACAGCGGACTGAACCTCAACATCCCCGGCAACCTGGGCGGCCTGGGGATCAAGGGCCTGGGGAACGTCACACACGTCGGCGGGAACATGCCGCACGGGGTCACGGTGCCGAACGGGATCACCGTGCCGCACACCGGTGTGACCACACCGCAGGGCATCACCGTCCCCAGCGGCTCCCTCACCCACACCGGCACCCACGTCGACCAGCCCGGCCTGATCGCCACCCCCGACCTCCACCTGCCGGGCACGACCACGCTCGACAACGGCCTGAGCGTCCCGGACGTGCACGGCTCCGGCGCCACCCGGCTCATCCAGCAGACGGACTTCGCGGCCGGCCACGTCCGCATGGACAGCAACCTGCTGCTGTCCGGCAACACCGCCATCGACCTGCTCAAGGACGCCCACGGCTCGTCCGGCGTGCTCGGCCATGTGCCGGAGAGCACCGCTGTCCACGTCCCCGAGACCTCGTTCGAGAACACCTTCGTGCACGGCATCGGCGACGGCCACTCCATGGCCCGCGGCGCGATCGGGCACGGCGAGGCCCTGGAGGACATGACCTTCCCCGAGCTGACCGCGCTGGCCAACGGCGACGTCGCGGTGACCGCCTTCCACGGGGACGGCATCAGCTTCCGCATCGGTGACGCGGCCCCGCGCACGATCACCGCCGACCACCTGGCGGCCACCGCGCCCGGCACGCCCGTGACGACGGCCCCGCAGAACCTGACGAACAACCTGGCGGCTACGCAGCACGTGCCCGGCAGCACGCAGGTGCCCGGCGTGCACGGCGGCGCGGAAACGATCCGGCCGACGGGTGTGGGGGCACCGGGCGACCTCTCGCTCGTCGCGGGCGCGGTACCCCCGCCCCGTAACCTGGCCAAGGCCCCCGGCGACGTACCGGCGTCGGTCGGCGCCGACGACCCGGTGCGGCTGAAGACTCCGGACTTCAAGGCCGACAAGACGCCCGGCGCAGGCACGGGTGCCACGGCCAAGACGACGCCCCGACCCGTCGTCAACGAACACGACATGGCGATGAGCCTGTTGGACACCGGCGACCGCAAGCCGGTCCCGTCCGCCGGTCACAGCGCCACCTCCAACAGCCCCTCCGGCGTGTCCGCCCTCCCGGACCTGGACGGCGCGGGCGCCCGCGGCGCCACCGGCCCCGCCGACAACAGCGTCCTCGACCTGATCGCCCACCCGGGCGGCCCGGCGAAGGCGGGGGACGAGGCCGCGGCCGGCATCCCGGCCGCCGTGAAGGCCACCGACAACGCGCCCGCACCGACGCCCGTACCCGCGCCGAAGGCCGAGACGCCCACCCCCGCGCCCGGGTTGAAGGAGCCTGGCGCCGTCAGCGCGCCCCCCGGCAACCGCTTCGGCGGTTTCTCCGGCGCCGCCGCCCTGAACCATCGCCTGCGCGCACGGAACGACCTGATCCTCGGCGGCTCCGTCGGCCCGGAGGCCGGCGCGAAGCTCAACGCATGGGCCAGGTACGAGAACGCGCTGTCACAGCTCGGCAAAGCGGAGCGCCAGGTGGACGAACTGGCGCCGCCACCCGGCGTGACCGCCGGCGAGCCCTCGCCCGCCCTGGCCAAGGCCCTGGACGACCTGGGCGTCCAGCGCGCCGAGGTGGCCAAGGCGGAGGCCAAGCTGGACGAGCTGGGCATCGACGCCGCGCGCACCCGCACCCAGATCAACGCCCTCACCGGCGGCATCTTCGGCGAACACGGATTCGGCGGCGGCCCCCGGCCGCATCCGCAGCCGGAGACGCAGGCGGTCCCGACCGTGGACAAGGGGAAGGGCACGGCGGACCTCGCGGACGCCGAGCCGGTCCCGTCCGTCGACAAGGGCAAGGGCAAGGCCGACTTCACGGACTCCACGGACCTCGGCCCTGTCCCGGAGACGCACCTCCCGCGCCCCCCGGCGCAGGACCGGCTCGGTCACACCCCCGGCTCCGGCATCGGCGACCGGGCCGCGGCCCGGCACGAGATCGTCACCGGTGGTGCGAGCGGCCCGGCGGCCGAGCTGCGGCTCAACGCCTGGGAGCGGTACGAGCAGGCCTCGTTCGACCTGGCCCAGGCCCAGGGCAAGGTGGACCGGCTGGTGCCCGGGGCGGGCCACCCCGGCCCGTCCAAGCCGTCCGCGGCGGCCGTCGACGCGCTCGACGACCTGAACGTCAAGCGCTCCGAGTTCCACGACGCCGACGCCCGCCTCGGCGAACTGGACATGGACCCGAACGCCATCCGGCAGCAGATCGACGACGCCAACCACGCGATCGCCGTCGACCGCGCGCAGCACGGCGAGTACGTCGGCCCGCTCGGCGGCGCCCCCGCCCCGCACGGCGGCGACCCGCTGCCGGTCGGACCGCACGACTGGTCCCCCGACCCGCAGGCACCGCGCGCCCTGTGGCCCGAGCCCGGCACCCACGCGGCGGGCCGCACCATGGTCAACCAGTCCTTCCGCGACCTGCCGTACGCGGGCCACCAGCCGCTCACGGCGGGCGACTACCTGAGCTGGATGCGGGGGAGCACGGGCGAGGGCCGGCCGCTGTCCTACGTGGTCAACACCATCGTCTCGTACGGCGAGATCGGGGGCGGCAAGCTCCAGGACTTCCTCGACTCGATCACCCGCGGCCTGGCGGGCTACGACGGCCGTCTCGGCGTGGTGATCGGCGTCAACGGCAAGCTGGAGGACCTCGCCGCCATCCACCGCGCGATGGACGACGCCCTCGCCTCGACGCACTTCGACCACCCGCTGGCGATGGTGGCCACCACCTTCTACGGCGACTCGTTCCCGTACGGCACCATGCGCAACCTCACCATGACCAGCCCGGCGGCCCGGTCGATGGCGCACTCGATGATGCACGGCGGCGGCGCGGCCGGCCCCAGCCACCCGTACTGGGCCTTCATGGACTTCGACGTGTACGAGCACACCGTCCCCAGCGGCCGGCACGTCTTCGACCACTTCGACCGGGAGCTGAACCTCGGCCCGGGCGGCGCCGTGGACGACTGGATCAAGAAGCTCCCGGACGACACGGGGGCCGCGGCGAAGGGGGCCGACGGCTCCGTGACGGTGCCGGGCGTCCCCGACGCCCCGCCGCTGCGCCCGCTGGTCATGACCGGCGGCTACCGAGTGCCGGGGAAGACCGGCGAGACGGTGATCGTCGACGGTGTCGCGGTGGACCGCTCGGTCGAGGAGCTGGTCAAGGCGACCAAGACCCGCGGCGACACCCCCGACGGGATGGTCTTCACCCAGCAGGACGTGGACAAGTTCGCGTCCGTCGTCGACTCCGACATGCGCATCCGCGCCCTGATGTCCGACTGGCACGGGCTGCTGCCGTACGGGCCCGAGCCGAACCTCTTCGTGGACGCCGCCGCCACCATGGTGGACGACGTGAAGCTGGGCGCGGGCGACTGGCGGCCGGTCCGGTTCGGCGGCGGCTCCGGCGAGTACAAGGGCCTGCGGGAGCGCCTGAACCACTTCCACGCCTGGGAACTGGACCAGACCCTGCCGGACGTGCCGGGCAATACGGTCGCGCGGGAGATCGCCGCCGCCAACTCCGCGCTGCCCGACCGCGGCACCGCGTTCGTCGCCGACTTCGTGCACGGCGCGGTCCCCACCGACCTGTCCCGCCTGATGTCCGGCTACTACAAGCACGGCAAGGCCGGCGGCGTCGGCAACATGCCGCAGGAGCACCTGACCCCGAAGAACGTGGTGGAGCACGTCTTCGCCCGGGACACCTTCGACCTGGACCCGAGCCTGTCGCGGGCCAAGGACGACACGAAGATCGCCAAGCTGCGCGACGACCTGCTGAAGGGGAAGTCCCCGGAGCAGGGCTTCCGGGACGACCCGCTGAAGCCCATCGGCATCGACGGACGGCGCCCCGAGTTCAACGAACACCCCCGGGCCACCCTCGACCGGCTGGGCGCCGGACTGGGCGGCGACGCCAACACCCTCGGCCTGAACATCTCCATCCGCGTACCGGGCCGGCCGGACGGGCTCGTGGTGGGCATCGTGCCGGCGGACAAACGGTTCCTCAGCCATGCGGTGGTCACCGCCACCGAGGAGGCGGCGTACAAGCGGCTGCAGAACTACGTGATCGCCGAGGTGCTGCCCCAGGGCGGCCTGCCGGACAACTCCCTGTTGCGCGCCCTCCCGGAGCCGCCCCCGGCCACCGCCGGCGGAAAGGGCGGCCGGATCACGCCCGGCGCCATCCCGGACGCCCCGACGCTGCTGACGCAGGTGCAGCGGCAGATGGGCAAGAACGGCTTCGAGGACCTGATCAACGACACCTACACGCGGGGTCTCGACGGCCGAGCCCTGACCAACGGCCTGGTCACCGGGCGCCTGGGCCCGGACGTGTCGGACCTCGGCCCGATCGAGCGGATCGTGCTGGACCGCTACGCCAAGGCGTTCAACCGCCCGCTGGAGATCCGCGGCCTGAACGGCTCGGCCCACCGGGTCGACATCGAGGCCCGCAAGCCGGGCCCGCCGCTCTACCTGACCTGGGTCCCGGACCACGGCGGCCCGCACTCCGGGCACTGGGACGTGAGCAACACGGCCCCGCCCCCGCCGCCCGCGCGGCTCGGCTTCGAGCCCGGCTCCGGCATCGGTGAGCGGTCCGCGGTCCGGCACGACATCATCACCGGCGGCACGGGCGGCCCGGAAGCCGATCTGCGGCTCGGCGCCTGGCAGCAGTACGAGCAGGCGTCGGCCGACCTGGCGCGTGCCCGGCAGAAGGTGGACGGACTGGTGCCCAGGGCCGGGCAGCCCGGCCCGTCCAAGCCGTCCGCCGCGGCCGTCGACGCGCTGGACGACCTGGGCGTCAAGCAGGCCGAGTTCGGCAAGGCGCAGGCTCGCCTCGACGAGCTGGGCATGGACCCGAACGCCATCCAGCGGCAGATCGACGACGCCAACCACGCGATCGCCGTCGACCGCGCGCAGCGTGGCGAGTACGTCGGCCCGCTCGGCGGCGCGCCGTCCCGGCACACCAACCTCACCCAGGCGTTCGACGACCTGGACGTGGCCGGCGGCCCGTCCGCGCACCACGGCGACGACCTGGACATGGCGGAGGCGCCCGCACCCGTCGGCGCGGGCGACGACGTGCCCCCGACGCCGCACGGCGACTACGGCGACCTGGGCCACGGCGGTCCGCCCACCGCCGGACCGCTGCCGCGCGACCTGCAATGGCAGCAGGACGTGCCGAACCTCGGCAACCAGGTCACCCGCGGCGACGTCACCGTCAACGGCGCCTTCCAGCGGCTGCCCGGATTCGGCCAGCGCCCGCTGACGCCGGACCAGTACACGAACTGGATCCACGCCAGCCTCGACCGGCAGAACCCGATGGCGTACGTCGTCAACACCGTCGTCCGGGCGAGCGACATCGCCGGGGAAGCGGGTCGTCAGCGGCTGCGGGACTTCCTCACGGCGATCACCACCGACCCGCGCGGCGAGTACCAGGGCAAATTCGCGGTGGTCATCGGCGTCAACGGCCGCGCGGACAAGATGGCGGACGTCAACGCCGCGGTCCGCGGCGCGCTCGACGGGCTGGACGTGCCCTACCCGGTGGCCGCGGTCGGCATCGGCTGGACCGGCAAGGACTTCCCCTTCGGCACCATCCGCAACGTCACCATGACCAGCCCGCCGAGCCGGTACCTGGTCCGCTCGATGATGTACGACCCGCACCAGCCGGCCCACCCGTACTTCTCCTTCATGGACTTCGACACCTACCAGCGGGTGGTGCCCAGCGGCGACCACGTCTTCCAGCACTTCGTCAAGGAGTTCGCGATGGGCGGCGACGGCATCCAGCCGCTGCGCCCGCTGACCATGTCCGGCGGCTACCGCCTGCCCGAGGGAAACGTGCCGGGCGCCGACACCGCCCAGCTCATCGAGGACACCAACAGACGTCTGGCCGCGGAGCACGCCAAGGACGTGGCGAAGGGCAAGGCCGTCGGACCGCCGCACACGGTCTCCGCGGCCGACCTGCCCGCCTTCGACACCGCCGTCCGCGCGGACATGCGGGCCCGTACCCGCCTGGTCGGCATCCACCCGCTGCTGCCCTACTCGCCCGAACCCAACCTCTTCACCGACGCCGCCGCGACCCTGCTGGACCGGGTCGGCCCCGGCTGGCAGCCCATCAGGTTCAGCCCCGGCACCAGTGAGTTCAACGGCCTGGCCGAGACCCTGAACTCCTTCAACGCCTGGGAGCTCAACCGCACCCTGCCGGTACTGGACCGCTCGGCCTTCCCCGGCGACTCCCTCGTCCACCGGCTCACCGACCGGGAGATCGAGGCCGTCGCCCAGCGCCCCTACGACCGGGCGTACGGCGCCGACGTCGAGACCCCGACGGCCGGGCAGATCGACGCCGTACGGCAGCGGCTGGCCGCCCGCGGCCCGGGCGGCGGCAGCGACGGACCGCTCAGCACACCGGAGATCGACGCGGTCAGCCGGCTGCTCACCCCCGGAGAGCTGAACGCCATCGCGACCCGGCAGGCGGAGCGGCTGATCGCCGCGCACACCAACACCCTGCCGGACCGCGGCGTGCCCTTCGTGACCGACTTCGAGGGCGCGGCCACCCCCACCGACCTGTCCCGGATGATGGAGGGCCTGTTCGGGAACCGGCCCGCGCTGCCGCAGGACCACAACGACGTCCGGCAGGCGATGGGCCGGATGTTCGGCCGCGACTCGTTCGAGGACGTCGACCCGCAGACGTCCAGGAGGGTCAAGGGCGGCCTGCACTGGGCCGACCGCCGGGACGACCATCTGACGAAGAACTCCGCCACCGGGCTCTCCCGCGACCCGCTGGCACCCGTCGACCCGGGACACGGCTCCACCCACTCCCCGCGGGACGTCGTGAACGGGCTCGACGGCCTGGGGACCGACCGCAACACCCTCGGCTTCAACGTCTCCGCGCCCGTCCCCGACGACTCGGGCCTCGCGCTGCGGGCGGGCGTGCCGCTGAACGACAAGGCGTTCGCGAGCCTGGCGGCGGCGACGCACCCCGAGCCGGCCGGGTTCATGCGCAACCTGCACCTCGTCGTCGCCGGGTACCCGCCGGTGCACTCGCCGCCCCGGTCCCTGTTCCACGCCCTGGAGAACGCCGCCGGCAGCGGCGCCGGGTCGGGCCACACCCCCGGCGGCCTGCTCGACACCGTGGAGCAGTACCTCAGGAGCAAGCCAAAGGGCAGCAAGGACCCCGTCGTCAAGCTGGTGCTGGCCGAGGCGGACCGGGCCGGCACGGGTTCCCGCGAGCTGTTCGCCACCCTGGCGACCGGACGGATCGACCCGCACGGCTCGTTCGCCGCCGGCTCGCCGGCCGAACTCTCCGTACGGCTCTACGCCCAGGGACTGGGCGCCCGCATCCGCATCATCGACGGCGACGGCACGGTGGTGCACGAGGCCGCACCGGGCACGACGGGCGCACGGACCCGCCCCCGCCCCGGCCTCGACTTCCGCTGGGAACCGGACCCCGGCGGCGGGTGGCACTGGACCGTACGGGAGTCTGACGACATGGAGGAGCCGGCCGGCCAGCCGGTCAAGCGTCCCCGCAAGGGCAAGGGACGCGCCGACAGGCCACCCCGGCCGGACGACGAGGACACGACCATGGGCGACGCATGA